The proteins below are encoded in one region of Neisseria macacae ATCC 33926:
- the minE gene encoding cell division topological specificity factor MinE yields MSLMDMLFGRKPKTAAVARDRLQIIIAQERAQEGQAPDYLPTLRKELLEVLSKYVNVSLDDIRISQEKQDGMDVLELNITLPEQKTEQKKA; encoded by the coding sequence ATGTCATTAATGGATATGTTGTTCGGCAGAAAACCGAAAACCGCCGCCGTTGCACGCGACCGCCTGCAAATCATCATTGCCCAAGAGCGCGCGCAAGAAGGTCAAGCGCCCGACTACCTGCCGACCCTGCGCAAAGAATTGCTGGAAGTATTGTCCAAATACGTCAACGTTTCCCTGGACGACATCCGCATTTCCCAAGAAAAGCAGGACGGTATGGACGTTCTCGAATTGAACATCACCCTGCCTGAACAAAAAACGGAACAGAAAAAGGCTTAA
- the tldD gene encoding metalloprotease TldD has protein sequence MPYNQAPSFPSLEGRLKTMHSTYATVQRDLLEANHLSPELLAKSLSIIGAHHVDYADIYCQRTAFESWHLEEGIVKSGSFQIDQGVGVRAVSGEKTAFAYADSLCIDSINRSAQAVRVIGAAGGEASVKVPSAAYGKSVHAVLNPIIGLDSAAKVALLNKVETLAKAADPRIVQVMAGLTCEYDMIYIARLDGRHAADIRPMVRLNVTVIAKQGDRREQGSAGGGGRYDLAYFDETLVRQFVDSAVKQALINLESRPAPAGEMTVVLGNGWPGVLLHEAVGHGLEGDFNRKETSVFSGRIGERVAAKGVTVVDQGDIADRRGSLNIDDEGNETRRTVLIEDGILVGYMQDETNARLMGTQSTGNGRRESYASAPMPRMTNTFMENGSYEPDEIIASIDKGIYAVNFGGGQVDITSGKFVFSASEAWWVEGGKLQYPVKGATIIGNGPEVLKHVSMIGNDTALDSGVGVCGKDGQSVPVGVGQPTLRIDSGLTVGGSEI, from the coding sequence ATGCCGTATAATCAAGCCCCAAGTTTCCCTAGCCTTGAAGGTCGTCTGAAAACCATGCACTCAACTTACGCTACCGTACAGCGCGATTTGCTCGAAGCCAATCACCTTTCCCCTGAGCTGCTCGCCAAAAGCCTGAGCATCATCGGCGCGCATCACGTCGATTACGCCGACATCTATTGCCAGCGCACTGCTTTTGAAAGCTGGCATTTGGAAGAGGGCATCGTCAAATCGGGCAGCTTCCAAATCGATCAGGGGGTGGGCGTGCGCGCTGTTTCAGGCGAAAAAACTGCTTTTGCCTATGCGGACAGTTTGTGTATCGATTCGATCAACCGTTCCGCCCAAGCCGTCCGCGTCATCGGCGCGGCAGGCGGCGAAGCTTCTGTCAAAGTGCCGTCCGCCGCATACGGCAAATCCGTCCATGCGGTGCTGAATCCCATTATCGGTCTCGATTCCGCCGCCAAAGTTGCCTTATTGAACAAAGTGGAAACGCTTGCCAAAGCCGCCGATCCGCGCATTGTGCAAGTGATGGCGGGGCTGACTTGCGAATATGACATGATTTACATCGCCCGCCTCGACGGCAGGCACGCCGCCGACATCCGTCCGATGGTGCGCCTGAACGTTACCGTCATCGCCAAACAGGGCGACCGACGCGAACAGGGCAGCGCGGGCGGCGGCGGACGCTACGACTTGGCTTATTTTGATGAAACTTTGGTGCGGCAGTTTGTCGATTCCGCTGTCAAACAAGCCCTGATTAATCTCGAATCCCGCCCTGCGCCCGCAGGCGAAATGACCGTTGTCTTGGGCAACGGCTGGCCGGGCGTGTTGCTGCATGAAGCCGTCGGACACGGCTTGGAAGGCGATTTCAACCGCAAAGAAACCAGTGTCTTTTCAGGCAGAATCGGTGAGCGCGTTGCCGCCAAAGGCGTTACCGTCGTTGATCAGGGTGACATTGCCGACAGGCGCGGTTCGCTCAATATCGACGACGAAGGCAATGAAACACGCCGCACCGTATTGATTGAAGACGGCATCTTGGTCGGCTATATGCAGGACGAAACCAACGCCCGCCTGATGGGTACGCAATCCACCGGCAACGGCCGCCGCGAAAGCTACGCCTCCGCCCCTATGCCGCGCATGACCAATACCTTTATGGAAAACGGCAGCTACGAACCCGACGAAATCATCGCGTCCATCGATAAAGGCATTTACGCCGTCAATTTCGGCGGCGGACAGGTGGACATCACCAGCGGCAAATTCGTCTTCAGCGCATCCGAAGCATGGTGGGTCGAAGGCGGCAAACTGCAATATCCTGTCAAAGGCGCGACCATCATCGGCAACGGCCCCGAAGTTTTGAAACACGTCTCCATGATAGGTAACGATACTGCGTTGGACAGCGGTGTCGGCGTGTGCGGTAAAGACGGGCAAAGCGTTCCTGTTGGCGTCGGACAACCGACCCTGCGGATTGATTCGGGACTGACCGTCGGCGGTAGCGAGATTTAA
- a CDS encoding SlyX family protein: protein MSEMDELEHRITELEIQTALQEDLIGSLNDTVAKMQQTLDLQQAQLRLLYQKMQDKGANGEREPYSLRDEIPPHY, encoded by the coding sequence ATGAGCGAAATGGACGAATTGGAACACCGCATCACCGAGCTGGAAATCCAAACCGCGCTTCAGGAAGACTTAATCGGCAGCCTGAACGATACGGTGGCGAAAATGCAGCAGACGCTGGATTTACAGCAGGCGCAGTTAAGGCTGCTTTATCAGAAAATGCAGGACAAAGGCGCAAACGGAGAGCGTGAACCTTACAGCCTGCGTGATGAAATTCCGCCGCATTATTGA
- a CDS encoding IS3 family transposase — MLYARRGRLPKGVKSPQPKTDRKGQSQTVQTLRAQHPLKYLLHIANLPKSSFYYHHQDRPDPDEADKALLVETYRRHKGRYGQRRIAAALGWNRKKVARLMKQMELKALIRAKKAYRHPAMGEISEHLLKRRFKARKPNEKWLTDVTELKGKDGKLYLSPILDLFNREIVAYAMSRRADSEMVKEMLEKAAPRLTAKGTMLHSDQGVLYRTAGYRELLAEYSMVQSMSRKANCWDNAPMESFFAVLKTECFYNAGELTVDELMKQIDDYMDYYNRERCSLKLKKLSPVAYRTQLAQSA; from the coding sequence GTGCTATATGCGCGCAGAGGTCGCCTACCTAAAGGAGTTAAAAGCCCTCAGCCAAAAACAGACCGAAAAGGACAAAGCCAAACCGTCCAAACACTGAGGGCGCAACACCCGCTCAAATACCTGCTGCACATCGCAAACCTGCCCAAAAGCAGCTTTTACTACCATCACCAAGACCGACCCGACCCCGACGAAGCCGACAAAGCCCTCCTTGTCGAAACCTACCGGCGGCATAAAGGACGCTACGGACAAAGGCGCATTGCCGCAGCATTGGGTTGGAACCGCAAAAAAGTGGCGCGGTTGATGAAGCAGATGGAACTGAAAGCCCTCATACGGGCGAAAAAAGCCTACCGCCATCCCGCCATGGGCGAGATATCGGAACACCTCCTCAAACGCCGGTTCAAAGCCCGAAAGCCCAACGAAAAATGGCTGACCGACGTTACCGAACTCAAAGGGAAGGACGGCAAACTGTACCTCTCGCCAATCTTGGACTTGTTCAACCGCGAGATCGTCGCCTACGCCATGAGCCGCAGAGCCGACAGCGAAATGGTGAAGGAAATGCTCGAAAAAGCCGCCCCCCGTCTGACTGCTAAAGGAACGATGCTTCATTCGGACCAAGGTGTGCTGTACCGTACGGCGGGGTATAGGGAATTGCTTGCGGAGTATTCCATGGTTCAAAGCATGTCGCGAAAGGCGAACTGTTGGGACAATGCGCCGATGGAAAGCTTCTTTGCGGTGTTAAAGACGGAGTGTTTCTATAACGCAGGTGAATTGACGGTAGATGAATTGATGAAGCAGATAGATGACTATATGGATTACTACAACCGGGAGCGTTGCAGTTTGAAATTGAAAAAGCTGAGTCCTGTCGCATACAGAACCCAGCTTGCACAGAGCGCCTGA
- a CDS encoding hydrogen peroxide-inducible genes activator, which translates to MTLTELRYIVAVAQERHFGRAARRCFVSQPTLSIAIKKLEEELSVSLFDRSSNDIITTEAGERIVAQARRVLEEAELIKHLASEEQNELEGAFKLGLIFTVAPYLLPKLIISLRETAPKMPLMLEENYTHILTESLKRGDVDAIVVAEPFQEPGIVTEPLYDEPFFVIVPKGHHFEELDAVTPQMLSEEQVLLLTEGNCMRDQVLSSCSELAAKQKIQGLTNTLQGSSINTIRHMVASGLAISVMPATALTENDHLLFSIIPFSGSVPHRRVVLAYRRNFVRPKALTALRTAILNSHLHGVTFVQE; encoded by the coding sequence ATGACCTTGACCGAATTGCGTTACATCGTAGCCGTCGCGCAGGAACGTCATTTCGGACGTGCCGCGCGCCGCTGCTTTGTCAGCCAGCCCACCCTTTCCATCGCCATCAAAAAGCTGGAAGAAGAGCTGTCGGTATCCCTGTTTGACCGCAGCAGCAACGACATCATCACCACCGAAGCGGGCGAGCGCATCGTTGCCCAAGCCCGCCGCGTGTTGGAAGAAGCCGAGCTGATCAAGCACCTTGCCAGCGAAGAGCAAAACGAGTTGGAAGGCGCATTCAAACTCGGTCTGATTTTTACCGTCGCCCCCTACCTTCTGCCCAAGCTCATCATTTCCCTGCGCGAAACCGCGCCGAAAATGCCCCTGATGCTTGAAGAAAACTACACGCACATCCTGACCGAATCGCTCAAGCGCGGCGACGTCGATGCCATCGTAGTCGCAGAACCCTTCCAAGAGCCTGGCATCGTCACCGAGCCGCTGTATGACGAGCCTTTTTTCGTCATCGTCCCCAAAGGACACCATTTCGAAGAACTCGATGCCGTTACGCCGCAGATGTTGAGCGAAGAACAGGTCTTGTTGCTGACGGAAGGCAACTGTATGCGCGATCAGGTCTTATCAAGCTGCTCCGAGCTTGCCGCCAAGCAGAAAATCCAAGGTCTGACCAACACCCTGCAAGGCAGCTCCATCAACACCATCCGCCACATGGTTGCCAGCGGTCTCGCCATCAGCGTCATGCCCGCTACTGCACTGACCGAAAACGACCATTTGCTGTTCAGCATCATCCCGTTTTCAGGCTCCGTCCCGCACCGCCGCGTCGTTTTGGCATACCGTCGGAACTTCGTCCGCCCCAAAGCATTGACTGCCTTACGGACCGCCATCCTTAATTCCCATCTTCACGGCGTTACTTTTGTCCAAGAGTAA
- the minD gene encoding septum site-determining protein MinD, whose amino-acid sequence MTKIIVVTSGKGGVGKTTTSASIATGLALRGHKTAVIDFDVGLRNLDLIMGCERRVVYDLVNVIQGEATLTQALIKDKNCENLFILPASQTRDKDALTREGVEKVMQELSSDKMGFEYIICDSPAGIEQGALMALYFADEAIVTTNPEVSSVRDSDRILGILQSKSRKAEQGGTVKEHLLITRYSPERVNKGEMLSVQDICDILRIPLIGVIPESQNVLQASNAGEPVIHQDSATAAEAYKDVIARLLGENREMRFLEAEKKGFFKRLFGG is encoded by the coding sequence GTGACAAAAATCATCGTAGTAACTTCAGGCAAAGGCGGCGTAGGCAAAACCACGACCAGCGCCAGTATCGCAACCGGACTGGCTCTGCGCGGCCACAAAACAGCCGTCATCGACTTTGACGTCGGCTTGCGCAACCTCGACTTGATTATGGGTTGCGAACGACGCGTCGTTTACGACCTGGTTAACGTTATCCAAGGCGAAGCCACGCTCACCCAGGCCCTGATTAAAGACAAAAACTGCGAAAACCTCTTCATTCTGCCTGCATCGCAAACCCGCGACAAAGACGCGCTGACCCGTGAAGGCGTTGAGAAAGTCATGCAAGAATTGAGCAGTGACAAAATGGGATTCGAATACATCATCTGCGACTCCCCCGCCGGTATCGAACAAGGCGCATTGATGGCGCTCTACTTCGCCGACGAAGCCATCGTCACCACCAACCCCGAAGTATCCAGTGTCCGCGACTCCGACCGCATCTTGGGCATCCTGCAAAGCAAATCCCGCAAAGCCGAACAAGGCGGCACGGTCAAAGAACACCTGCTGATTACCCGCTACTCGCCCGAGCGCGTCAACAAAGGCGAAATGCTGTCCGTACAAGATATTTGCGACATCTTGCGCATCCCGCTTATCGGCGTCATTCCCGAATCGCAAAACGTCCTGCAAGCGTCCAATGCCGGCGAACCCGTCATCCACCAAGACAGCGCAACTGCCGCAGAAGCCTACAAAGACGTTATCGCGCGCCTCTTGGGTGAAAACCGTGAAATGCGTTTCCTCGAAGCCGAGAAAAAAGGCTTCTTCAAACGGCTGTTCGGAGGCTAA
- a CDS encoding DUF924 family protein yields MTPQTVLDFWFAEENRPFLFAKNDEFDAKIRARFFDVWQQAARGELAHWRDTLQGRLAEIILLDQFSRNLFRNSSQAFAQDLAALILAQEAVRQPSFADLLSHERHFMLMPLMHSESQVVHEQAVPLFERYTDGHALDFEIKHKVIIDRFGRYPHRNAVLGREGTEEEAEFLKQEGSSF; encoded by the coding sequence ATGACACCCCAAACCGTCTTAGACTTCTGGTTTGCCGAAGAAAACCGTCCTTTTCTGTTTGCCAAAAACGATGAATTCGATGCCAAGATTCGCGCGCGATTTTTTGATGTCTGGCAACAGGCGGCCCGTGGCGAGCTTGCACACTGGCGCGACACCCTGCAAGGCAGGCTCGCCGAAATCATCCTGCTCGACCAATTCTCGCGCAACCTGTTTCGCAACAGCTCCCAAGCATTTGCCCAAGATTTGGCCGCTCTCATCCTTGCCCAAGAAGCCGTCCGTCAGCCCAGTTTCGCCGACCTCCTATCGCACGAACGCCATTTCATGCTCATGCCGTTGATGCACAGCGAAAGCCAAGTTGTCCACGAACAAGCCGTTCCTCTGTTTGAACGCTATACCGACGGACACGCATTGGATTTTGAAATCAAACACAAAGTCATCATCGACCGCTTCGGACGCTATCCGCACCGCAATGCCGTATTGGGGCGTGAAGGCACGGAGGAAGAGGCGGAATTTTTGAAACAGGAAGGTTCGTCATTTTAA
- a CDS encoding helix-turn-helix domain-containing protein, which translates to MSKYTLHFKYQAVLHYLHIRSQQRTADHYGISRTHLRRWIRAYQEGGIGALEHPQSKTMTQHRKNPFIADKPDQEKTQAELIEELCYMRAEVAYLKELKALSQKQTEKDKAKPSKH; encoded by the coding sequence ACACTTCAAATACCAAGCCGTACTCCACTACCTGCATATACGCAGCCAACAACGTACCGCAGACCACTACGGCATTTCCCGAACCCACCTGAGACGATGGATACGCGCCTATCAAGAAGGCGGTATCGGCGCACTCGAACATCCCCAATCCAAAACCATGACCCAACACCGCAAAAACCCCTTCATCGCAGATAAACCCGACCAAGAAAAAACACAGGCAGAGCTTATCGAAGAGTTGTGCTATATGCGCGCAGAGGTCGCCTACCTAAAGGAGTTAAAAGCCCTCAGCCAAAAACAGACCGAAAAGGACAAAGCCAAACCGTCCAAACACTGA
- a CDS encoding OPT family oligopeptide transporter: MTQSTHDPYADYRELTLRGMILGALITVIFTASNVYLGLKVGLTFASSIPAAVISMAVLKFCKGSNILENNMVQTQASAAGTLSTIIFVLPGLLMAGYWSGFPFWQTTLLCIAGGILGVIFTIPLRYAMVVKSELPYPEGVAAAEILKVGSHEEEEGRQGGSGIKELAAGGALAGFMSFCSNGLRVIADSASYWFKSGTAIFQLPMGFSLALLGAGYLVGLTGGIAILLGISIAWGIAVPYFSSHIPQPADMEMAAFAMKLWKEKVRFIGAGTIGIAAVWTLLMLLKPMLEGLKMSFKSFGGGAPAAERAEQDLSPKAMIFWVLSMMLILGVSFYHFIGDSHITGGMAWLLVVVCTLLASVIGFLVAAACGYMTGLVGSSSSPISGVGMVSIVIISLVLLVVGESGSLMADEANRKFLLALTLFCGSAVICVASISNDNLQDLKTGYLLKATPWRQQIALIIGCIVGAFVISPVLELLYEAYGFTGAMPREGMDAAQALAAPQATLMTTIASGIFAHNLEWAYIFTGIAIGAVLIVVDLVLKKSSGGKRALPVLAVGMGIYLPPSVTMPIVIGAVLAAVLKHIIGKKAENREGRLKNAERIGTLFSAGLIVGESLVGVVMAFIIAFSVTNGGSDAPLALGLENWETTASWLGLAFFITGMVFFAQRVLKAGRVK, translated from the coding sequence ATGACACAATCCACCCACGATCCTTACGCGGATTACCGCGAGCTGACGCTTCGGGGCATGATACTCGGTGCGCTGATTACCGTGATCTTTACCGCGTCGAACGTTTACCTCGGCTTGAAGGTCGGTCTGACCTTTGCTTCGTCGATTCCGGCGGCGGTGATTTCGATGGCGGTTTTGAAGTTTTGCAAAGGCAGCAATATTTTGGAAAACAATATGGTGCAGACGCAGGCTTCGGCGGCGGGTACGCTTTCGACCATCATCTTCGTCCTGCCCGGTTTGCTGATGGCGGGCTACTGGAGCGGTTTCCCGTTTTGGCAGACGACGCTTTTATGTATTGCCGGCGGGATTTTGGGGGTGATTTTCACCATTCCGCTGCGTTACGCGATGGTGGTGAAAAGCGAGTTGCCTTATCCCGAAGGTGTGGCGGCGGCGGAGATTTTGAAAGTCGGCAGCCACGAGGAAGAGGAAGGCCGTCAGGGCGGCAGCGGCATTAAAGAGCTGGCGGCTGGCGGCGCGTTGGCGGGCTTTATGAGTTTTTGTTCCAACGGTTTGCGCGTGATTGCCGACAGTGCGAGTTATTGGTTTAAAAGCGGCACGGCGATTTTCCAACTGCCGATGGGCTTTTCGCTGGCATTGTTGGGCGCGGGCTACTTGGTCGGGCTGACGGGCGGCATTGCCATCCTGTTGGGCATTTCGATTGCTTGGGGTATTGCCGTGCCGTATTTTTCATCGCACATTCCGCAGCCTGCCGATATGGAAATGGCGGCGTTTGCGATGAAGCTGTGGAAGGAAAAAGTACGCTTTATCGGCGCGGGTACCATCGGTATCGCGGCGGTTTGGACGCTTTTGATGCTGCTCAAGCCGATGCTCGAGGGTCTGAAAATGTCGTTCAAGAGTTTCGGCGGCGGCGCGCCCGCTGCGGAACGCGCCGAACAGGATTTGTCACCTAAAGCCATGATTTTTTGGGTATTGTCCATGATGCTGATTTTGGGCGTATCGTTTTATCACTTTATCGGCGATTCGCACATTACGGGCGGCATGGCTTGGCTTTTGGTGGTCGTTTGTACGCTTTTAGCTTCCGTCATCGGCTTTTTGGTCGCCGCCGCCTGCGGTTATATGACTGGTTTGGTCGGCTCGTCTTCCAGCCCGATTTCCGGTGTGGGCATGGTTTCCATCGTCATCATTTCGCTGGTGTTGTTGGTCGTGGGAGAATCCGGCAGCTTGATGGCGGATGAAGCCAACCGCAAATTCTTGCTGGCTCTGACCTTGTTCTGCGGCTCGGCAGTGATTTGTGTGGCTTCGATTTCCAACGATAACCTGCAAGACTTGAAAACCGGCTACCTGCTCAAAGCAACGCCTTGGAGACAACAGATTGCGTTGATTATCGGCTGTATCGTCGGCGCATTCGTCATCTCGCCCGTGTTGGAACTGCTCTACGAAGCTTATGGCTTTACCGGCGCAATGCCGCGCGAAGGCATGGACGCGGCGCAGGCTTTGGCGGCTCCGCAAGCGACTTTGATGACGACCATCGCGTCGGGTATTTTCGCCCACAACCTTGAATGGGCGTACATCTTCACCGGTATCGCGATCGGCGCGGTGTTAATCGTCGTCGATTTGGTGTTGAAAAAATCGTCCGGCGGCAAACGCGCACTGCCTGTCCTCGCAGTCGGCATGGGCATCTACCTGCCGCCGTCCGTCACTATGCCCATCGTGATCGGTGCAGTGTTGGCGGCGGTGTTGAAACACATCATCGGCAAGAAAGCGGAAAACCGTGAAGGTCGTCTGAAAAACGCCGAGCGTATCGGAACCTTGTTCTCCGCCGGTTTGATTGTCGGCGAAAGCCTGGTCGGCGTAGTGATGGCATTCATCATCGCCTTCTCCGTGACCAACGGTGGCTCCGACGCCCCGCTCGCGCTGGGTCTAGAAAACTGGGAAACCACCGCATCATGGCTGGGACTGGCGTTCTTCATCACAGGCATGGTGTTCTTCGCCCAACGCGTGTTGAAAGCAGGACGCGTCAAGTAA
- the minC gene encoding septum site-determining protein MinC, translated as MKPAFDIKSARLDVLAIHLHTADLTELEEFLRQRAGQYQELDVVPFVLDVQDFDHPESLDIGSMISLFARYGMQILGLRHESEYWASFAARYHLVFSRSDKSEPQQPKINQEPAPVQATVISNPTVLISTPVRTGQQVYAENGDLIVTGIVSQGAELIADGNIHIYAPMRGRALAGAKGNTNARIFIHSMQAELVSVAGIYRNFEQDLPDHLHKKAVQVSLQDNRLVISAIDTD; from the coding sequence ATGAAACCCGCCTTCGACATAAAGTCAGCCCGGCTTGACGTGCTGGCTATTCACCTGCATACCGCAGACTTGACCGAGCTGGAAGAATTTTTGCGCCAACGCGCCGGTCAATACCAAGAATTGGATGTCGTCCCCTTCGTTTTGGATGTGCAGGATTTTGACCATCCCGAGTCATTGGACATCGGTTCCATGATTTCCCTTTTCGCCCGTTACGGCATGCAGATTCTGGGGCTGCGCCACGAAAGCGAATATTGGGCATCCTTCGCAGCACGTTACCATTTGGTTTTCAGCCGTAGCGACAAATCCGAGCCGCAACAGCCCAAAATCAACCAAGAGCCCGCACCCGTTCAGGCAACGGTCATCAGCAACCCGACCGTCCTCATCAGCACCCCCGTCCGCACCGGACAACAGGTTTACGCGGAAAACGGCGACCTTATCGTGACCGGCATCGTCAGCCAAGGTGCGGAACTCATTGCCGACGGAAACATTCATATTTATGCGCCCATGCGCGGCAGGGCTCTGGCAGGCGCGAAAGGCAATACCAACGCGCGCATCTTCATCCACTCCATGCAGGCGGAACTGGTCTCCGTAGCGGGTATTTACCGCAATTTCGAACAAGACCTGCCCGACCACCTGCACAAAAAAGCCGTACAGGTTTCATTGCAAGACAACCGCCTGGTTATCAGCGCAATCGACACAGATTAA
- a CDS encoding Na+/H+ antiporter family protein, translating into MNAVVVAVIVMLVLSLSRVHVVLSLTVGAFVGGLVAGMPLENIVDTAGNVTQSGIIPVFNEGLKGGARISLSYAMLGAFAMAITYSGLPQQLAGGIIRKLNNSQDAAKGESSVKWTLLLIILAMGIMSQNVVPIHIAFIPMIIPPLLLVFNRLKVDRRLVACVITFGLVTTYMFLPYGFGTIFLNDILLGNIKSAGMDVKDISVMHAMAIPALGMVAGLLAAFVHYRKSRIYQTNTVDTEDNREASEQPQPSAYRSLVAAIAIGVCFAIQLMYKDSLVLGAMLGFAVFMMLGVMNRNAASDVFGEGIKMMAMVGFIMIAAQGFAAVMTATGEIKPLVEHSMQLFGGNKGMAAFAMLFVGLLVTMGIGSSFSTLPIITAIYVPLCISLGFSPLATVAIVGTAGALGDAGSPASDSTLGPTMGLNADGQHDHIRDSVIPTFIHYNIPLMIAGWIAAMVL; encoded by the coding sequence ATGAATGCCGTAGTGGTTGCAGTAATCGTTATGCTCGTGTTGTCGCTATCGCGGGTACACGTCGTATTGAGCCTGACTGTCGGTGCGTTCGTCGGCGGCCTGGTGGCGGGAATGCCGCTGGAAAACATCGTGGATACGGCGGGCAATGTAACGCAGTCGGGGATTATTCCCGTGTTTAACGAAGGCTTGAAGGGCGGCGCGCGGATTTCTTTGTCTTATGCGATGCTCGGTGCGTTTGCGATGGCGATTACCTATTCGGGGCTGCCGCAGCAGCTTGCGGGCGGCATTATCCGCAAACTCAACAACAGTCAGGATGCCGCGAAAGGCGAAAGTTCGGTGAAATGGACGCTGCTGCTGATTATTTTGGCGATGGGCATCATGAGTCAAAACGTCGTGCCTATCCATATCGCGTTTATTCCGATGATTATTCCGCCGCTTTTGCTGGTGTTTAACCGTTTGAAAGTCGACCGCCGCCTGGTGGCGTGTGTGATTACGTTCGGTTTGGTGACGACTTATATGTTCCTGCCTTACGGCTTCGGTACGATTTTCTTGAACGACATCCTCTTGGGCAACATCAAATCTGCGGGCATGGATGTAAAAGACATCAGTGTCATGCACGCGATGGCGATTCCTGCGCTGGGTATGGTGGCGGGGCTGCTGGCGGCGTTTGTCCACTACCGCAAATCACGCATTTATCAAACCAATACTGTCGATACGGAAGACAACCGCGAAGCATCCGAACAGCCCCAGCCTTCGGCTTACCGCAGTCTGGTGGCGGCAATCGCGATCGGTGTGTGTTTTGCGATTCAGTTGATGTATAAAGATTCGCTGGTGTTGGGCGCGATGTTGGGTTTTGCCGTCTTCATGATGCTCGGTGTGATGAACCGCAATGCTGCCAGTGATGTGTTCGGCGAAGGCATCAAAATGATGGCGATGGTCGGTTTCATCATGATTGCGGCGCAAGGTTTTGCGGCAGTCATGACCGCGACAGGCGAAATCAAACCGCTGGTCGAACACAGTATGCAGCTTTTCGGCGGCAATAAAGGCATGGCGGCATTTGCCATGTTGTTTGTCGGATTGTTGGTCACCATGGGTATCGGCTCTTCTTTCTCCACCTTGCCGATTATTACCGCGATTTATGTGCCACTGTGTATCAGCCTCGGCTTCTCGCCGCTGGCAACCGTCGCCATCGTCGGTACGGCAGGTGCATTGGGCGACGCCGGTTCGCCCGCGTCCGACTCGACGCTCGGCCCGACCATGGGTTTGAACGCCGACGGGCAACACGACCACATCCGCGACTCTGTCATCCCAACCTTTATCCACTACAATATCCCGCTGATGATTGCGGGCTGGATTGCCGCGATGGTGCTGTAA